Proteins encoded together in one Methanoculleus sp. SDB window:
- a CDS encoding acylphosphatase yields the protein MAQTSSRGGRQTEPRTIRVMISGRVQKVGFRACIRKIATNLGITGEVMNLEDGRVLIHATAEPVILEKFTSMLYGCPRAIVRDVNVNACEFMAFPDFSIEKGVHQYVK from the coding sequence ATGGCACAAACATCCTCCCGGGGTGGCAGGCAGACAGAACCCCGAACGATCAGGGTGATGATCTCGGGGCGTGTCCAGAAAGTCGGTTTTCGTGCCTGTATCCGGAAAATTGCGACGAATCTCGGCATCACCGGTGAAGTCATGAACCTGGAGGACGGGCGTGTGCTCATCCACGCGACGGCCGAACCCGTAATACTGGAAAAGTTCACGTCGATGCTCTACGGCTGCCCCCGTGCAATCGTCCGGGACGTGAACGTGAACGCATGCGAATTCATGGCTTTTCCGGACTTCTCCATCGAGAAGGGCGTCCATCAGTATGTGAAGTGA